TTCATCCTGATGAGCTGCTTGAGGAGGATTTCCGCCCGCGGCCAGTTGCTGTTGCGCAGGTAGAGCCTGAGCAGGCCCTCGATCAACTCCTGATTGTCGGGCTCGGCCGTCAACGCCTGCATATAGGCCATTTCCGCGACCAGACTGTTTCCAGTCTCCTGCAGGCAATAGGCGAGAAGACCGAGAGTCCGTGCCTCCCGGTCTCCGAGCGCGATGACCCGGGTGAAACAGGGGACAGCCTCGGCATACCGACCCGCGGAGAAACGCAGAACCCCCAGGTTCAACCATGCGCGCTGGAATTCCGGATAGGCCTTGAGGGCACTCAGGTAACGGGCCTCCGAACTGACGAGGCGGCCCTGCATGAAGTACATGTTTCCCAGCACGAACTCAAAGGCGGGACTCTCCGGCTCGTCATCCGCTATCATCGTTTCAAGCAGCCTCAGGGCGTAGTCCGGCTGTTCAAACACCATCGGTATGATGGTCTCGTAAAGAGAATACTCGGCGCGCGTCATGATCGGCTCCCGATTGCGCAGGAACTGGTAGGATTCATTGATGATCTCATTCAAATCGACCTCGGGCGGCTCGCCCGACACCCCGCCCGACAAGCTGGTGGCGAAGGCCGCGACCAGCCAAAAACCGACAAATCCCTTCAAACGTTTCATCGAAAATCCTTAAAGCCAGCCTGCTTGACCACCTTGCGGCTGAAATAGAACGACTGCTGGACCCAGCAGGCGACCCGCTTTCCCTGCCGGACGGCCGGTTTGAATTTCCACTCCTTCACCGTCCGGACAATGATCGCATCCAGTTTCTCGCTGGCTGACTGGAGCACTTTGATCGAATCGATCGAGCCGTCATCCTGGATGATGAACATGAGGGTGACCCTCGGATCCGCCACTCCGTCCAAAGTACCCGGCGGCAGAACCGGTGCCTTCTGATAAACGGCGAGGGGAGCCTGGTCGACCTCGGACAAGCGGAAGACATGGTCGGCATCGTACTGCACCGAATCGCGATCCGGACTGAAGGCTTCCAGATCGAAGGAAAGGTCCGGCACCGCCACCGGACTGGACACGGGCCTGATGGACGGCGGAGCGGCTGCAATGCGAAACCCGTCAGTCGACGGCGCCTCCGAAAGCGACAAGACCCATTCGGGCGGCGCGACTTCCTTGCCGACCCGGGGCGGCGGAGGGGGCGGGTCCGGCAGGTAGACCGCCCGCAGGTCTTCCATGGGCAAAGTGACTTCCTCGATTTTGGTCTTCTGGGCGAGTGAGACGCCCATGAGGATGAAGAAGCTGATGGCGATCGCGGACAGAAAGCTGAACAGACGCCGGCTACCGCGTTCATGCTCCTCAAGATGAAGGTAGTCACGGCTTCGGCGCCCGACTCTGACTGGTTCAGTTGTCATCGGTTGATTCCGTGGCAAATTGGATTCTGGATACGCCGGCCCGTTTGGCCTCCGAATAAACCCCGGCAAACGTGCCATGGCTGGTAGCCTGATCGGCGCGGATGATCAGGACCGTGTCCGGGTTGAAAGCCGCCTGCCTGATGACTGAAGCGACCTGCCCGAGGGGTATTTCCTGTCCCTCGAAATAGACCCGGTTTTCCGCCGAGATGGCAATGAGCAGGGCATTGCGGTCCATGGCGATGGCGCCCCGGACATCCGGTTTGTTCACTTCAATTCCGGGATCGTTGACGAAGACGCTGGTGACGATGAAGAAGATCAGCAGGATGAAGATGCAATCGATCATCGGGGAGAGGTCGATCCTCACCCTTCGCTCTGATTGCCGTCCCATTGCAAGTTTCAGCATGACGCAACCGGGTTCTACATCCTTTCCATGATTTCGCTTTCGAGCTGATTCAGGTTCAGGGTGTTTTCCTGAAATTCCCTCTGGGCATAGTAGAGGATGATGAGCGCGGGGATGGCGATGCCGAGGCCGGTCTCAGTCGTGACCAGAGCCATCGAGATCCCTCCGGCCAAACCTTCGATCGACTGACCGGCGGAGGTGGCGGCGAGGCTCTTGAAAGTGCTGACCATCCCGATGACCGTCCCGAGGAGTCCGAGCAGGGGAGCCACTGCGATCAAGGCACCAATCGACGTCCG
This sequence is a window from Opitutaceae bacterium. Protein-coding genes within it:
- a CDS encoding TonB family protein, whose translation is MTTEPVRVGRRSRDYLHLEEHERGSRRLFSFLSAIAISFFILMGVSLAQKTKIEEVTLPMEDLRAVYLPDPPPPPPRVGKEVAPPEWVLSLSEAPSTDGFRIAAAPPSIRPVSSPVAVPDLSFDLEAFSPDRDSVQYDADHVFRLSEVDQAPLAVYQKAPVLPPGTLDGVADPRVTLMFIIQDDGSIDSIKVLQSASEKLDAIIVRTVKEWKFKPAVRQGKRVACWVQQSFYFSRKVVKQAGFKDFR
- a CDS encoding biopolymer transporter ExbD yields the protein MLKLAMGRQSERRVRIDLSPMIDCIFILLIFFIVTSVFVNDPGIEVNKPDVRGAIAMDRNALLIAISAENRVYFEGQEIPLGQVASVIRQAAFNPDTVLIIRADQATSHGTFAGVYSEAKRAGVSRIQFATESTDDN
- a CDS encoding MotA/TolQ/ExbB proton channel family protein — translated: MSAIVELLYQGGPVMVVLVVLSVVLYERCINLLILLRRTRRSVKTEFRVGVADLPRLRRQAANLHETYSRHRTSIGALIAVAPLLGLLGTVIGMVSTFKSLAATSAGQSIEGLAGGISMALVTTETGLGIAIPALIILYYAQREFQENTLNLNQLESEIMERM